One window of Athalia rosae chromosome 2, iyAthRosa1.1, whole genome shotgun sequence genomic DNA carries:
- the LOC105684573 gene encoding fatty acid-binding protein, muscle isoform X2 — MADFSGKKYKLSTSENFEEFMKALGVGMVTRKMGNTISPTIELIEEEGGKFKLKTTSTFKNSEIQFTIGEEFDEETIDGRKVKSVITRDGNKFHQIQKGDKLETTIDREFTPTEMTAIMKVGDIVCTRVYKVVE; from the exons ATGGCTGATTTTTCCGGAAAGAAGTACAAGCTTAGCACCAGCGAAAACTTCGAGGAATTTATGAAGGCTTTGG GTGTCGGTATGGTGACCCGTAAGATGGGAAACACCATCAGCCCGACCATAGAGCTGATCGAAGAAGAGGGGGGTAAATTCAAATTGAAGACCACTAGCACCTTCAAGAACTCTGAAATTCAGTTCACCATCGGCGAAGAGTTTGACGAGGAGACGATCGATGGACGTAAGGTCAAGAGCGTGATCACTCGCGATGGAAATAAATTCCATCAGATCCAGAAGGGAGATAAACTGGAGACCACAATTGACAGGGAGTTCACACCTACGGAAATGACTGCT ATCATGAAGGTTGGAGATATCGTTTGTACGAGGGTCTACAAGGTCGtggaataa
- the LOC105684573 gene encoding fatty acid-binding protein, muscle isoform X1: MAAVWSGKKYKLDSSKNFDEYMTKLGVGMVTRKMGNTISPTIELIEEEGGKFKLKTTSTFKNSEIQFTIGEEFDEETIDGRKVKSVITRDGNKFHQIQKGDKLETTIDREFTPTEMTAIMKVGDIVCTRVYKVVE, encoded by the exons atggcTGCTGTTTGGTCAGGGAAGAAATACAAGCTCGACTCTTCAAAGAATTTTGATGAATACATGACCAAACTCG GTGTCGGTATGGTGACCCGTAAGATGGGAAACACCATCAGCCCGACCATAGAGCTGATCGAAGAAGAGGGGGGTAAATTCAAATTGAAGACCACTAGCACCTTCAAGAACTCTGAAATTCAGTTCACCATCGGCGAAGAGTTTGACGAGGAGACGATCGATGGACGTAAGGTCAAGAGCGTGATCACTCGCGATGGAAATAAATTCCATCAGATCCAGAAGGGAGATAAACTGGAGACCACAATTGACAGGGAGTTCACACCTACGGAAATGACTGCT ATCATGAAGGTTGGAGATATCGTTTGTACGAGGGTCTACAAGGTCGtggaataa
- the LOC105684554 gene encoding protein HIRA homolog isoform X1, with amino-acid sequence MKLLKPNWVSHDELPIFSVDIHPDGKRFATGGQGGDSGRVVIWNMKPITDENAELNQNVPKMLCQLDNHLACVNCVRWSSGGLLASGGDDKLIMIWRLSGGSGGSSIFGSKAGVETWRCIATLRSHDGDVLDLAWAPHSPWLASASVDNSVIIWDASKFPAVVAVLKGHTGLVKGVTWDPVGKYLASQSDDKTLRVWRTTDWAEEALISEPFEECGGTTHVLRLSWSPDGQYLVSAHAMNGGGPTAQIIERDGWTQDKDFVGHRKAVTCVRFNGNILQKKPPGSTKPQQYCCVAIGSRDRSLSVWLTSLKRPLVVVHELFTNSVLDASWSPCGLRLAACSWDGSVVFIEFTQQELGQPLDHTEQSTLHERMYGKPLIQGGCMVMEAPELLDLKPPAPPSQPCSPQPVPNNTAPPPSSTPTTPAKRPINKQIETRTSDGRRRITPMFIPPPPDTMDTSIGGGVGPPTFTSTSQTKSSIIIEKRDDVVTPNVSSALNSTLPATPVPALTLKRREQTSRPNQSSANKRLRIVSERSANHIVFPSIKPSSSLSQQAGHYAVTVTSSQGLAHLQVFRGTDAEPIWELYLGYNAVALAASPAVIVLALEDGSVHTFHPAKGSRPAPPLAPPAPLAKLYAIGNMVMVISSCGAVRVWEIGPSCRLIVSTSAVHLVTPGASLLSCTIHNGMPHLSFTNARAYIYHKDMGTWLLIGDNQDPVWRWSSQVASSTSGGRAPRGPLSSLQEALQRTAGGAPPHPRPPHSAPSVVAYLEQQLLASKALGSSQEYVHWLMALVSFLLTQDGLEKRLRIILDDLLGPSHGSAIKSTWEPTMLGMNKHKLLSDVLAVVGGHLRWQRLYLEYAEQLTAMQQA; translated from the exons atgaaattgctAAAACCGAATTGGGTTTCACACGATG AATTACCGATATTTTCTGTCGACATCCATCCCGATGGCAAACGATTTGCAACTGGTGGACAGG gAGGTGATTCTGGAAGAGTTGTCATATGGAATATGAAGCCAATAACTGACGAAAATGCAGAACTCAATCAAAACGTTCCTAAAATGCTGTGCCAACTAGATAATCACCTCG CATGTGTAAATTGTGTTCGTTGGAGCAGTGGTGGCTTATTAGCTTCGGGAGGAGACGACAAACTTATTATGATATGGAGGTTATCTGGAGGAAGTGGTGGAAGTTCTATCTTTGGTAGCAAAGCTGGAGTTGAGACATGGCGATGCATCGCAACACTCCGATCTCATGACGGCGATGTCCTAGATCTAGCGTGGGCCCCACATAGTCCTTGGCTAGCTTCTGCATCGGTTGATAATAGTGTTATAATTTGGGATGCATCTAAATTCCCAGCCGTAGTTGCTGTATTAAAAGGACATACTGGCCTAGTCAAAGGTGTTACTTGGGATCCAGTTGGGAAGTATTTAGCCTCACAGTCTGATGACAAAACATTGAGAGTCTGGCGTACCACTGACTGGGCTGAGGAAGCTCTAATTTCAGAGCCGTTTGAAGAATGTGGCGGCACAACTCACGTTCTCAGATTATCTTGGAGCCCGGATGGACAATATTTGGTCTCTGCGCATGCGATGAATGGTGGAGGTCCTACGGCACAGATTATTGAAAGGGATGGGTGGACTCAAGATAAAGATTTTGTTGGACACCGAAAAGCTGTTACTTGTGtt agaTTCAACGGAaatattctacaaaaaaaaccCCCCGGAAGTACCAAACCTCAACAGTATTGTTGCGTAGCAATAGGATCTAGAGATCGTTCACTTTCAGTCTGGTTAACGTCACTGAAAAGGCCGCTTGTAGTAGTTCATGAATTGTTCACTAATTCTGTACTAGATGCCAGCTGGTCCCCGTGTGGCCTGAGATTGGCCGCCTGCTCATGGGATGGATCGGTTGTTTTCATCGAATTCACCCAGCAAGAGCTTGGCCAGCCACTAGATCACACGGAGCAG AGTACGCTTCATGAACGAATGTATGGTAAACCACTGATTCAAGGGGGTTGTATGGTCATGGAAGCCCCTGAGCTCCTTGACTTAAAACCCCCAGCACCACCCTCTCAGCCTTGTTCGCCACAACCGGTTCCAAATAATACTGCCCCACCTCCTTCGTCAACTCCGACAACACCTGCAAAAAGGCCTATCAACAAACAAATTGAAACGAGAACCTCcgacggaagaagaagaataacacCCATGTTCATTCCACCACCGCCAGATACGAT GGATACATCGATAGGGGGTGGCGTGGGGCCACCAACGTTTACGAGTACTTCCCAAACTAAGAGTTCCATCATCATAGAAAAACGGGATGATGTTGTTACTCCTAATGTCAGTTCCGCCTTAAATTCTACTCTCCCTGCTACACCAGTGCCAGCCTTAACTTTAAAACGACGTGAACAGACGTCTAGACCAAACCAGTCATCTGCCAATAAAAGACTGAGGATAGTTTCGGAACGAAGTGCAAATCATATAGTTTTTCCTTCGATAAAACCGTCCAGCTCTTTGTCTCAACAAGCTGGACACTATGCAGTTACTGTGACAAGTAGTCAAGGATTGGCTCACCTTCAAGTCTTCAGAGGTACTGACGCAGAACCCATTTGGGAACTTTATCTCGGTTACAATGCCGTTGCTCTGGCTGCTTCTCCTGCCGTCATAGTACTGGCATTAGAAGATGGCAGTGTTCACACCTTTCACCCTGCAAAGGGATCCAGACCTGCACCACCACTGGCTCCGCCAGCTCCATTAGCTAAACTTTACGCAATTGGCAACATG GTAATGGTAATCTCGAGTTGCGGTGCTGTTCGAGTTTGGGAAATAGGTCCCTCTTGTCGGTTGATAGTCTCCACATCTGCTGTGCACCTAGTTACTCCTGGAGCCTCCCTTTTATCATGTACTATTCACAATGGAATGCCTCATCTATCATTTACAAATGCCCGAGCATACATTTATCACAAAGACATGG GTACTTGGCTATTGATTGGAGATAATCAAGATCCGGTATGGCGCTGGTCGTCGCAAGTCGCTTCTAGTACATCTGGTGGTAGAGCACCACGAGGTCCACTATCATCTTTGCAAGAGGCTCTACAAAGAACAGCAGGAGGTGCTCCACCACATCCAAGACCACCTCATAGCGCTCCTAGTGTAGTTGCTTATTTAGAGCAACAGCTCCTCGCTTCAAAAGCCCTTGGCAGCTCCCAGGAATATGTTCACTGGCTCATGGCATTGGTGTCCTTTTTGCTGACTCAAG ATGGATTGGAAAAACGCTTGAGGATAATACTCGATGATCTGTTAGGACCAAGTCATGGATCTGCCATCAAAAGTACCTGGGAACCCACAATGCTG GGTATGAATAAACATAAGTTATTGAGTGATGTGTTGGCCGTTGTAGGGGGGCATCTACGATGGCAAAGACTGTATCTAGAATATGCAGAGCAGTTAACGGCGATGCAACAAGCATGA
- the LOC105684554 gene encoding protein HIRA homolog isoform X2, which translates to MIWRLSGGSGGSSIFGSKAGVETWRCIATLRSHDGDVLDLAWAPHSPWLASASVDNSVIIWDASKFPAVVAVLKGHTGLVKGVTWDPVGKYLASQSDDKTLRVWRTTDWAEEALISEPFEECGGTTHVLRLSWSPDGQYLVSAHAMNGGGPTAQIIERDGWTQDKDFVGHRKAVTCVRFNGNILQKKPPGSTKPQQYCCVAIGSRDRSLSVWLTSLKRPLVVVHELFTNSVLDASWSPCGLRLAACSWDGSVVFIEFTQQELGQPLDHTEQSTLHERMYGKPLIQGGCMVMEAPELLDLKPPAPPSQPCSPQPVPNNTAPPPSSTPTTPAKRPINKQIETRTSDGRRRITPMFIPPPPDTMDTSIGGGVGPPTFTSTSQTKSSIIIEKRDDVVTPNVSSALNSTLPATPVPALTLKRREQTSRPNQSSANKRLRIVSERSANHIVFPSIKPSSSLSQQAGHYAVTVTSSQGLAHLQVFRGTDAEPIWELYLGYNAVALAASPAVIVLALEDGSVHTFHPAKGSRPAPPLAPPAPLAKLYAIGNMVMVISSCGAVRVWEIGPSCRLIVSTSAVHLVTPGASLLSCTIHNGMPHLSFTNARAYIYHKDMGTWLLIGDNQDPVWRWSSQVASSTSGGRAPRGPLSSLQEALQRTAGGAPPHPRPPHSAPSVVAYLEQQLLASKALGSSQEYVHWLMALVSFLLTQDGLEKRLRIILDDLLGPSHGSAIKSTWEPTMLGMNKHKLLSDVLAVVGGHLRWQRLYLEYAEQLTAMQQA; encoded by the exons ATGATATGGAGGTTATCTGGAGGAAGTGGTGGAAGTTCTATCTTTGGTAGCAAAGCTGGAGTTGAGACATGGCGATGCATCGCAACACTCCGATCTCATGACGGCGATGTCCTAGATCTAGCGTGGGCCCCACATAGTCCTTGGCTAGCTTCTGCATCGGTTGATAATAGTGTTATAATTTGGGATGCATCTAAATTCCCAGCCGTAGTTGCTGTATTAAAAGGACATACTGGCCTAGTCAAAGGTGTTACTTGGGATCCAGTTGGGAAGTATTTAGCCTCACAGTCTGATGACAAAACATTGAGAGTCTGGCGTACCACTGACTGGGCTGAGGAAGCTCTAATTTCAGAGCCGTTTGAAGAATGTGGCGGCACAACTCACGTTCTCAGATTATCTTGGAGCCCGGATGGACAATATTTGGTCTCTGCGCATGCGATGAATGGTGGAGGTCCTACGGCACAGATTATTGAAAGGGATGGGTGGACTCAAGATAAAGATTTTGTTGGACACCGAAAAGCTGTTACTTGTGtt agaTTCAACGGAaatattctacaaaaaaaaccCCCCGGAAGTACCAAACCTCAACAGTATTGTTGCGTAGCAATAGGATCTAGAGATCGTTCACTTTCAGTCTGGTTAACGTCACTGAAAAGGCCGCTTGTAGTAGTTCATGAATTGTTCACTAATTCTGTACTAGATGCCAGCTGGTCCCCGTGTGGCCTGAGATTGGCCGCCTGCTCATGGGATGGATCGGTTGTTTTCATCGAATTCACCCAGCAAGAGCTTGGCCAGCCACTAGATCACACGGAGCAG AGTACGCTTCATGAACGAATGTATGGTAAACCACTGATTCAAGGGGGTTGTATGGTCATGGAAGCCCCTGAGCTCCTTGACTTAAAACCCCCAGCACCACCCTCTCAGCCTTGTTCGCCACAACCGGTTCCAAATAATACTGCCCCACCTCCTTCGTCAACTCCGACAACACCTGCAAAAAGGCCTATCAACAAACAAATTGAAACGAGAACCTCcgacggaagaagaagaataacacCCATGTTCATTCCACCACCGCCAGATACGAT GGATACATCGATAGGGGGTGGCGTGGGGCCACCAACGTTTACGAGTACTTCCCAAACTAAGAGTTCCATCATCATAGAAAAACGGGATGATGTTGTTACTCCTAATGTCAGTTCCGCCTTAAATTCTACTCTCCCTGCTACACCAGTGCCAGCCTTAACTTTAAAACGACGTGAACAGACGTCTAGACCAAACCAGTCATCTGCCAATAAAAGACTGAGGATAGTTTCGGAACGAAGTGCAAATCATATAGTTTTTCCTTCGATAAAACCGTCCAGCTCTTTGTCTCAACAAGCTGGACACTATGCAGTTACTGTGACAAGTAGTCAAGGATTGGCTCACCTTCAAGTCTTCAGAGGTACTGACGCAGAACCCATTTGGGAACTTTATCTCGGTTACAATGCCGTTGCTCTGGCTGCTTCTCCTGCCGTCATAGTACTGGCATTAGAAGATGGCAGTGTTCACACCTTTCACCCTGCAAAGGGATCCAGACCTGCACCACCACTGGCTCCGCCAGCTCCATTAGCTAAACTTTACGCAATTGGCAACATG GTAATGGTAATCTCGAGTTGCGGTGCTGTTCGAGTTTGGGAAATAGGTCCCTCTTGTCGGTTGATAGTCTCCACATCTGCTGTGCACCTAGTTACTCCTGGAGCCTCCCTTTTATCATGTACTATTCACAATGGAATGCCTCATCTATCATTTACAAATGCCCGAGCATACATTTATCACAAAGACATGG GTACTTGGCTATTGATTGGAGATAATCAAGATCCGGTATGGCGCTGGTCGTCGCAAGTCGCTTCTAGTACATCTGGTGGTAGAGCACCACGAGGTCCACTATCATCTTTGCAAGAGGCTCTACAAAGAACAGCAGGAGGTGCTCCACCACATCCAAGACCACCTCATAGCGCTCCTAGTGTAGTTGCTTATTTAGAGCAACAGCTCCTCGCTTCAAAAGCCCTTGGCAGCTCCCAGGAATATGTTCACTGGCTCATGGCATTGGTGTCCTTTTTGCTGACTCAAG ATGGATTGGAAAAACGCTTGAGGATAATACTCGATGATCTGTTAGGACCAAGTCATGGATCTGCCATCAAAAGTACCTGGGAACCCACAATGCTG GGTATGAATAAACATAAGTTATTGAGTGATGTGTTGGCCGTTGTAGGGGGGCATCTACGATGGCAAAGACTGTATCTAGAATATGCAGAGCAGTTAACGGCGATGCAACAAGCATGA